The following DNA comes from Porphyromonadaceae bacterium W3.11.
TTCTTTGGTGAAATTACTGAGGTTTTAGATGATCGTAAGAAGCTTAAAATACTTGTTAAAGTATTCGGGCGTGAGACATCGATGGAAGTTGACTTTATTCAAGTGGAAAAGGAGAGCATGCCATAACTTTACCCACCTCTAGGATATAGAGGACCTCGTTTTCTTGTTGTAAATGCAAAAATTGTTACGACTTGTGCATATACAAGATTAATGCTGAATAAGAAAATAAAGGGGTAAGTGCTCGACTGAACTTCATCACAAAATTATTAACACTTTAAATGTTTAATTAATCATGGCAAAAGAAATTGCTGGACAACTTAAACTGCAAATCAAAGGTGGTGCGGCTAATCCGTCCCCTCCGGTTGGTCCTGCACTTGGTGCAAAAGGGATCAACATTATGGACTTTTGCAAGCAATTTAACGCCAGAACCCAAGATCAGGCTGGGAAAGTTTTACCTGTAATAATTACATATTACAGCGATAAGTCTTTTGACTTTATCGTAAAAACACCTCCTGTGGCTGTTCAACTTCTGGAGATCTCTAAGAAAAAATCAGGTAGTGCAGAACCAAATCGTAAGAAAGTAGCGACCATTACATGGGATGATGTTAAGACGATCGCAGAAGCAAAAATGGTAGACCTAAACTGCTTCACTATAGCAAGTGCTATGAGGTTAGTTGCAGGGACTGCTAGGAGTATGGGTATTTCTATTAAAGGGGCTTTCCCGGAAAATGTTGAATAAAAAACAATCGATTTATTATGAGTAAACTAACGAAAAATAAAAAGTTAGCTTTGAGTAAGGTCGAGCCGGGGAAACTATATACACTTACGGAAGCTTCAGCTCTTGTAAAAGAGATCACAACAACTAAGTTTGATGCTTCTGTAGATATAGATATCCGTCTCGGTGTAGATCCAAGAAAAGCTAACCAAATGGTACGTGGTGTTGTATCACTACCACACGGAACAGGAAAGGAAACTAGGGTACTGGTGCTCTGTACTGCTGACAAAGAGACTGAAGCACAAGAAGCTGGTGCTGACTATGTAGGACTTGATGAATACATTGAGAAGATCAAAGGTGGCTGGACCGACGTGGACGTTATCATTACCATGCCTAGCGTTATGGGAAAGATAGGTGCACTTGGTAGAGTTCTTGGTCCTCGTGGACTTATGCCTAACCCAAAAAGTGGAACCGTTACTAACGAAATTGGTAACGCGGTACGTGAGGTTAAGCAAGGTAAGATCGACTTTAAGGTTGATAAAGCTGGAATTATACACGCATCAGTTGGTAAGATTTCTTTCCCTGCTGAAAAGATCCGTGATAATGCACGTGAATTTATCAACACAATCGTGAAACTTAAGCCTACTGCTGCGAAGGGTACTTATATTAAGAGTATTTTCTTATCAAGTACTATGAGCCTTGGTATCAAGGTGGATCCTCGCTCTTTTGTTGGAGAATAATAATTCAGAGAAAAAGAAAAAAAGGATTCAATTAGTATGAAGAAAGAACTTAAAACAACAGTGGTTAACCAATTGGTTGAGTTAGTAGAACAATATCCAAACTTCTACCTAACTGACATCGAGGGACTAACTGCTGATAAGACAAGTGCACTGCGTAAGGAGTGCTTCAAAAGTGACGTAAAATTGGTAGTGGTGAAGAACACTCTTATGAGAATCGCACTAAGCCAAGTAAACGATGAAGCATACTCCCCACTATATGACACCTTGAAAGGAAATACTGCGGTAATGTTTGCTGAAACAGCAAATGCACCTGCAAAGCTAATCAAGGCCTTTATTAAAGAGAACAAACCTGAGGATGAAACTCAAAAAGCAAAACCAGAACTTAAAGGTGCCTACGTACAAGAAGGCATTTACCTTGGTCCTGAGAAGCTAGAAGAGTTGGTTACTATCAAGAGCAAGGAAGAACTTATCGGAGATATCCTTGGTATGCTTGAAGGACCTATCCAAAGCGTCGTTTCGCAGCTTGCTTCAGCTGGTGGTACTATCCACGGTCTGCTGGATGCAATTGAAGAAAAGAACAACTAATATTTAGTTGTCCTACAAAAAAAGAGATTTTTCAAAAAAGTATATAACACAAATAATATATATAACAACATGGCAGATATCAAAGCTATTGCTGAACAACTAGTGAACCTTACTGTAATTGAAGTAACAGAACTTAAGAACATTCTTAAGGATGAATATGGTATTGAACCAGCTGCTGCTGCAGTTGCAGTTGCAGGTCCTGCTGCTGGCGGTGAAGGTGCTGCAGAAGAGAAGAGCACATTTGATGTAGTTCTTAAGGCTGCAGGTGGTGCTAAACTACAAGTAGTAAAGGCTGTTAAGGAACACATGGGCCTTGGTCTTAAAGAAGCTAAGGAACTAGTAGATGCAGCTCCAAGTAAACTTAAGGAAGGCGTAGACAAAGCTGAAGCTGATGCACTTAAGGCTGTCCTCGAAGAGGCTGGTGCTGAAGTAGAAATAGCGTAAGCTTGTAACTGTGCCTCCTGTAGATAATACAGGTGATGGTTAAGGACCCACGATATAGTGGGTCTTTAACCTTTTCGTGTCTTTTTCCCTAAATTCGGCTTTTAAGGTTTTTTATGTCCAATAATAATAACAAACAAAGAGTAAACTTCGCTGCCATCAAGAACCCTCTGGATTACCCAGATTTCTTAGACATCCAACTGCAATCATTCAAGGATTTCATGCAATTGGATACACCCTCGGACAAGCGTAAGAATGAGGGACTCTATAAGGTATTTATGGAGAACTTCCCGATCCAAGATACTCGTAATAACTTCGTCCTAGAGTTTCTTGATTATTTTATAGATCCACCACGCTACTCACTCGATGAGTGCTTAATACGTGGGCTGACATATAATGTCCCTCTAAAAGCCAAGATGAAGCTTTACTGTACGGATCCAGAACATGAGGATTTCGATACCTCTGTCATGGATGTGTATCTAGGACAGATCCCGTACATGACTCCATCAGGTACCTTTATCATCAATGGTGCTGAACGAGTGGTGGTATCTCAGATGCACCGCTCTCCTGGTGTATTCTTTAGTGAGAGTGTACACAACAATGGAACAAAGCTATTCTCAGCTAGGGTAATTCCATTTAAAGGGTCATGGATAGAATTTGCAACAGACATTAATAATGTCATGTATGCATACATTGACCGTAAGAAGAAGCTTCCGGTCACAACATTACTTCGTGCCATAGGCTACGAGAGTGACAAGGATATTCTTAATCTATTTGGTATAGCTGAAGAGGTCAAAGTTAGTAAGTCTAACTTGAAAAAGAACCTGGGCAGGAAGATTGCTGCCCGCGTCTTGAATAGCTGGATTGAAGACCTCGTTGATGAAGAAACAGGTGAAGTCGTTTCTCTAGAAAGATACGAAGTAGTGGTTGATAGAGATGAGGAACTGACTGAGGAGAACTCAGAACTCATACTTGATTCAGGCACAAA
Coding sequences within:
- the rplK gene encoding 50S ribosomal protein L11 codes for the protein MAKEIAGQLKLQIKGGAANPSPPVGPALGAKGINIMDFCKQFNARTQDQAGKVLPVIITYYSDKSFDFIVKTPPVAVQLLEISKKKSGSAEPNRKKVATITWDDVKTIAEAKMVDLNCFTIASAMRLVAGTARSMGISIKGAFPENVE
- the rplA gene encoding 50S ribosomal protein L1, yielding MSKLTKNKKLALSKVEPGKLYTLTEASALVKEITTTKFDASVDIDIRLGVDPRKANQMVRGVVSLPHGTGKETRVLVLCTADKETEAQEAGADYVGLDEYIEKIKGGWTDVDVIITMPSVMGKIGALGRVLGPRGLMPNPKSGTVTNEIGNAVREVKQGKIDFKVDKAGIIHASVGKISFPAEKIRDNAREFINTIVKLKPTAAKGTYIKSIFLSSTMSLGIKVDPRSFVGE
- the rplJ gene encoding 50S ribosomal protein L10; translation: MKKELKTTVVNQLVELVEQYPNFYLTDIEGLTADKTSALRKECFKSDVKLVVVKNTLMRIALSQVNDEAYSPLYDTLKGNTAVMFAETANAPAKLIKAFIKENKPEDETQKAKPELKGAYVQEGIYLGPEKLEELVTIKSKEELIGDILGMLEGPIQSVVSQLASAGGTIHGLLDAIEEKNN
- the rplL gene encoding 50S ribosomal protein L7/L12; the protein is MADIKAIAEQLVNLTVIEVTELKNILKDEYGIEPAAAAVAVAGPAAGGEGAAEEKSTFDVVLKAAGGAKLQVVKAVKEHMGLGLKEAKELVDAAPSKLKEGVDKAEADALKAVLEEAGAEVEIA